From Vitis vinifera cultivar Pinot Noir 40024 chromosome 5, ASM3070453v1, the proteins below share one genomic window:
- the LOC100249379 gene encoding cyclin-T1-3 isoform X2 encodes MSFTQTYRAQGGTFHDNYRPSFIRNKNSNSANINDNRIRSYNPHDFSRNFRERSKNYNYVNHDAAPSLKRRKFSASAWEDTGRRYQQQTTYDNAPSTCNSLVPAPTRPNANAYTSTSCKRDRSKLEDDDMVFMSRDEIERCSPSRKDGIDALREMHLRYSYCAFLQNLGLRLELPQTTIGTAMVLCHRFFVRRSHACHDRFLIATASLFLAAKSEETQRPLNNVVRASCEILHKLDLTFLSYLLPVDWFEQYRERVIEAEQMILTTLDFELTVEHPYVPLTSVLNKLGLSQTVLVNLALHLVSEGIYTRLACSHL; translated from the exons ATGTCTTTTACACAAACTTACAGAGCGCAAGGAGGCACTTTTCATGATAATTATAGACCCTCTTTCATTAGAAACAAAAACAGCAACAGTGCTAACATTAATGATAACCGTATAAGGAGTTATAATCCCCATGACTTCTCAAGAAATTTTAGGGAGCGCTCTAAGAATTATAATTATGTTAATCATGATGCCGCACCCTCCTTGAAAAGGAGAAAATTTTCAGCTTCTGCTTGGGAAGACACTGGGAGGCGCTATCAGCAACAAACCACATATGACAATGCCCCTTCAACCTGCAACAGCTTGGTCCCTGCTCCTACAAGACCTAATGCTAATGCCTACACATCTACCAGCTGTAAACGTGATCGCTCAAAATTGGAGGATGATGATATGGTCTTTATGTCTAGGGATGAGATTGAAAGATGCTCCCCTTCAAGGAAAGATGGTATTGATGCACTTCGTGAAATGCATTTGCGGTATTCATATTGTGCTTTTCTTCAGAATCTTGGACTGCGGCTTGAGTT GCCTCAAACTACTATTGGAACTGCCATGGTTTTATGCCACCGCTTTTTTGTTCGACGTTCGCATGCTTGCCATGATAGATTT TTGATTGCTACTGCTTCCCTTTTTCTTGCTGCAAAGTCCGAGGAAACACAGCGCCCTTTGAACAATGTAGTGAGAGCATCTTGTGAAATTCTCCATAAGCTGGACCTTACTTTCTTGTCTTATCTGCTCCCTGTT GACTGGTTTGAGCAGTATCGGGAACGGGTGATTGAGGCTGAGCAGATGATACTGACTACTCTAGATTTTGAGCTCACTGTGGAGCATCCATATGTTCCTCTTACATCTGTTCTTAACAAATTAGGTCTTTCACAAACTGTTTTGGTGAATTTGGCATTACACTTGGTCAGTGAAGG GATCTACACAAGATTAGCGTGCTCGCATCTATGA
- the LOC100266613 gene encoding probable membrane-associated kinase regulator 1, producing MGRRRRVESDSKSQTLPSSPSHSFSSSSSSDFEFTVSQSPLKSSSNHLCPADELFYKGQLLPLHLSPRLSMVRTLLLASSSTASSSSDTTTTASRDSTGSSTESTSSFASDLVLLPDCDSSRPSSVAEDDDFKRLSAHGFLTQAAHGGGYQQIKKSKYFSFSRLSSVFRKDSKGRESDNVSGSSVKRMSSSAREVIRKYLKKVKPLYEKLSQKQQCQQQKMGTDTTAAATLSMKSERSIKDVTGISVQNSGNDSRGGGFSHSFSGNLRYPRRRRCVSSCPSSMRSSPSHSGVLCRNMYASTGRTGGISHMDSTMEELQSAIQGAIAHCKNSMGPSKSMVSNEI from the coding sequence AtggggaggaggaggagagtTGAATCAGATTCCAAATCCCAGACCCTCCCTTCATCGCCATCCcactccttttcttcttcttcttcctcggATTTCGAATTCACAGTCTCTCAATCCCCTCTCAAATCTTCTTCCAACCATCTCTGCCCGGCCGACGAGTTGTTCTACAAGGGTCAGTTGTTGCCGCTCCACCTCTCCCCCCGCCTCTCCATGGTCCGTACTCTTCTCCTTGCTTCTTCCAGCACTGCCTCTTCCTCCTCCgacaccaccaccaccgcctCCCGTGACTCCACCGGGAGTTCAACCGAATCCACCTCCTCTTTCGCCAGCGACCTCGTCTTGCTCCCCGACTGCGACTCCTCTCGCCCCAGTTCCGTGGCAGAGGACGATGACTTCAAGCGGCTTAGTGCACATGGTTTTCTGACACAGGCTGCTCATGGGGGTGGCTACCAACAGATCAAGAAGAGCAAGTATTTCTCTTTCTCCAGGCTTTCTTCTGTGTTTCGGAAGGATTCCAAGGGCCGTGAATCGGATAACGTGTCGGGGTCGTCGGTGAAGCGGATGAGCTCGTCGGCGAGGGAGGTGATTAGGAAATATTTGAAGAAGGTGAAGCCGCTATACGAGAAACTATCGCAGAAACAGCAGTGCCAGCAGCAGAAAATGGGAACAGATACAACCGCAGCCGCCACTTTGTCCATGAAATCCGAGAGATCTATAAAGGACGTCACGGGAATATCGGTTCAGAATTCAGGAAACGACAGCCGTGGTGGTGGATTTTCTCATTCCTTCTCCGGCAATTTGAGATACCCAAGAAGGAGAAGATGCGTTTCGAGCTGTCCGTCGTCGATGCGGTCGTCCCCGAGCCACTCCGGTGTCCTCTGTCGGAACATGTACGCCAGTACGGGCAGAACCGGAGGCATAAGTCACATGGACTCGACAATGGAGGAGTTGCAGAGTGCAATTCAAGGAGCAATAGCCCATTGCAAGAACTCCATGGGTCCAAGCAAATCCATGGTCAGCAACGAGATTTGA
- the LOC100249379 gene encoding cyclin-T1-3 isoform X3, protein MSFTQTYRAQGGTFHDNYRPSFIRNKNSNSANINDNRIRSYNPHDFSRNFRERSKNYNYVNHDAAPSLKRRKFSASAWEDTGRRYQQQTTYDNAPSTCNSLVPAPTRPNANAYTSTSCKRDRSKLEDDDMVFMSRDEIERCSPSRKDGIDALREMHLRYSYCAFLQNLGLRLELPQTTIGTAMVLCHRFFVRRSHACHDRFLIATASLFLAAKSEETQRPLNNVVRASCEILHKLDLTFLSYLLPVDWFEQYRERVIEAEQMILTTLDFELTVEHPYVPLTSVLNKLGLSQTVLVNLALHLVSEGDFNRVSGKIS, encoded by the exons ATGTCTTTTACACAAACTTACAGAGCGCAAGGAGGCACTTTTCATGATAATTATAGACCCTCTTTCATTAGAAACAAAAACAGCAACAGTGCTAACATTAATGATAACCGTATAAGGAGTTATAATCCCCATGACTTCTCAAGAAATTTTAGGGAGCGCTCTAAGAATTATAATTATGTTAATCATGATGCCGCACCCTCCTTGAAAAGGAGAAAATTTTCAGCTTCTGCTTGGGAAGACACTGGGAGGCGCTATCAGCAACAAACCACATATGACAATGCCCCTTCAACCTGCAACAGCTTGGTCCCTGCTCCTACAAGACCTAATGCTAATGCCTACACATCTACCAGCTGTAAACGTGATCGCTCAAAATTGGAGGATGATGATATGGTCTTTATGTCTAGGGATGAGATTGAAAGATGCTCCCCTTCAAGGAAAGATGGTATTGATGCACTTCGTGAAATGCATTTGCGGTATTCATATTGTGCTTTTCTTCAGAATCTTGGACTGCGGCTTGAGTT GCCTCAAACTACTATTGGAACTGCCATGGTTTTATGCCACCGCTTTTTTGTTCGACGTTCGCATGCTTGCCATGATAGATTT TTGATTGCTACTGCTTCCCTTTTTCTTGCTGCAAAGTCCGAGGAAACACAGCGCCCTTTGAACAATGTAGTGAGAGCATCTTGTGAAATTCTCCATAAGCTGGACCTTACTTTCTTGTCTTATCTGCTCCCTGTT GACTGGTTTGAGCAGTATCGGGAACGGGTGATTGAGGCTGAGCAGATGATACTGACTACTCTAGATTTTGAGCTCACTGTGGAGCATCCATATGTTCCTCTTACATCTGTTCTTAACAAATTAGGTCTTTCACAAACTGTTTTGGTGAATTTGGCATTACACTTGGTCAGTGAAGG TGATTTCAATAGGGTTAGTGGCAAAATTAGTTAG